The following proteins are co-located in the Solanum pennellii chromosome 1, SPENNV200 genome:
- the LOC107007309 gene encoding zinc finger protein ZOP1, whose translation MTEFWVSQGNKWCDFCKIFISNNPTSIRNHELGTRHKESVGNRLNTMRQEKATKDKELKEAARALEQIEAKAQRSYDKDMARVKEARSTNIQALATHDNGQATTKGSAVSEEWEYDSSSGFYYNQSNGCSYDPNSGFYYTDVLGRWVTQEEALAATQVSSTSISRKPLAKAPVSTMGAGSSENKNTESHQSGPPPGRVVSTPPNPMRSAKGRPSSLMVNKRKRENEKPKAVTEEEAAARKAREAARKRVEEREKSLLGLYKH comes from the exons ATGACTGAG TTTTGGGTTAGCCAAGGAAATAAATGGTGTGATTTCTGCAAAATCTTCATATCGAACAATCCTACGAGCATTAGGAACCATGAACTTGGTACGCGCCACAAGGAAAGTGTGGGCAATAGGCTTAACACAATGCGACAAGAGAAAGCTACAAAAGATAAAGAGTTAAAAGAAGCAGCCCGTGCTCTGGAGCAAATTGAAGCG AAAGCTCAACGCAGCTATGATAAGGACATGGCTCGAGTAAAAGAAGCCAGAAGTACCAATATACAGGCCCTGGCTACTCATGATAATGGTCAAGCGACTACCAAGGGATCTGCTGTATCAGAAG AATGGGAGTATGACAGCTCATCCGGCTTCTATTACAATCAAAGTAATGGATGTTCCTATGATCCTAACTCTGGCTTCTATTATACAGATGTTTTAG GTAGGTGGGTAACACAGGAAGAGGCACTTGCTGCAACTCAAGTTTCTTCAACGTCCATTTCAAGGAAACCTTTAGCGAAAGCACCTGTATCAACAATGGGTGCTGGATCTTCAGAAAATAAAAACACAGAATCTCATCAAAGTGGTCCTCCACCAGGACGTGTTGTTTCAACCCCTCCAAATCCCATGAGATCTGCTAAAGGTAGACCTTCTTCACTAATGGTTAACAAAAGGAAAAGGGAGAATGAGAAGCCAAAAGCTGTTACTGAGGAGGAAGCAGCAGCACGTAAGGCCAGGGAGGCTGCAAGGAAGAGAGttgaagagagagagaaatcACTGCTTGGTCTGTATAAGCATTGA